Proteins encoded by one window of Microplitis mediator isolate UGA2020A chromosome 1, iyMicMedi2.1, whole genome shotgun sequence:
- the LOC130663576 gene encoding uncharacterized protein LOC130663576 yields the protein MMLIKTIILSGWFASVSCYEFKNFKLPSTNPPITDTDMAQLFELCFANTTNPIVITENLVETFHKNLPITIRAPVIIINENFIAKDIQLYNPTYPMYILSVSSAKEMFKLLVKLHHSPLWSRKSKVFVIFETDKPCVNSWEILKRLWRFQVLSSIIACSGTSNETTLFTYNPFTKRAPDPWVDNNMYYFDFYNRPVFLFNQSFSNDHKICETLFFDKTEFLDGYPVNIAATYSTTDLLLRVVFNSLNMTPQVTYFGNNIHKLFWSIVTEKNDICTSYKYDMDPRSVDTVPLKREIYFIIVTQKANFLSASDEIANVIDINGAIAIIFLLLLITLLIVLHNEYQIGLAVLDVLKLLMSMGIDAPLDRLAMKITFFTGFFFVFLFSPLLEGQLFAVLTRPPTYNIESLKDLYDHKYHVYCPTIVEDHIMEEQLWNTVEARKYLHSEDSFDFFGDCLTRVSTNNTVACILPDEVLINYALKKNLHISERFMLKVSGFYQTTHDWVLADRFYHKGLNFQESGIFDRLSSISLKNPLKKIKAKERLKKIVDYQTIDAVDLTYLYVFMAFFQCLAIIVFGIEYIIGRYRRPRQ from the exons atgatgttgataaaaactattatattGAGTGGATGGTTCGCCAGTGTTTCGTGCTACGAATTCAAAAACTTCAAATTACCATCAACAAATCCTCCAATCACAGACACAGAtatg gctcaactttttgaactttgttTTGCAAATACAACAAATCCGATAGTCATAACGGAAAATTTGGTAGAGACATTTCACAAAAATTTGCCCATCACAATAAGGGCACCTGTCATTATCATCAACGAAAACTTTATCGCTAAAGACATTCAACTGTACAATCCAACTTATCCGATGTATATTTTATCGGTGTCGAGTGCTAAGGAGATGTTCAAACTCTTAGTAAAATTGCATCATTCACCGTTATGGAGCCGAAAATCCAAAGTTTTTGTGATTTTCGAAACCGACAAACCTTGCGTGAATTCATGGGAAATTCTCAAAAGACTGTGGCGGTTTCAAGTGTTATCAAGTATCATAGCATGCTCCGGAACCAGTAATGAAACAACCCTTTTTACTTATAATCCATTCACAAAGCGAGCACCCGATCCTTGGGTCGACAATAACATGTATTATTTTGACTTCTATAATCGACCAGTGTTTCTTTTcaatcaatctttttcaaaCG ATCATAAAATATGTGAGACTCTCTTCTTCGATAAAACTGAATTTCTTGATGGCTATCCCGTCAATATTGCCGCAACTTATAGCACTACTGATTTGCTACTCCGTGTCGTATTTAATTCTTTAAACATGACTCCACAAGTAACTTACTTTGGTAATAATATTCACAAATTGTTTTGGTCAATAGtgactgaaaaaaatgatatctgTACCTCATACAAATACGATATGGACCCTCGTAGTGTAGACACAGTGCCACTGAAGCgcgaaatatattttatcatagtAACACAAAAGGCAAATTTTCTATCAGCATCTGATGAAATTGCAAATGTAATCGATATCAATGGAGCCATAGcgataatttttcttcttcttctaatTACCCTCTTGATTGTGTTGCACAATGAGTATCAGATCGGATTGGCTGTTCTGGATGTCCTGAAGCTGCTGATGAGTATGGGGATCGATGCACCCCTTGACCGTCTCGCCATGAAAATCACCTTCTTCACgggattttttttcgtttttttatttagtccaTTGCTTGAGGGACAATTATTTGCCGTATTAACTCGCCCGCCGACTTATAACATCGAGTCTCTTAAAGACTTGTACGATCATAAGTATCACGTATATTGTCCAACGATAGTTGAGGATCATATTATGGAAGAGCAATTATGGAATACTGTTGAGGCCAGGAAATATTTGCATTCAGAAGATTCCTTTGACTTTTTCGGCGATTGTTTGACACGAGTCAGCACAAATAATACGGTTGCATGTATATTACCAGATGaagtattaattaactatgctctcaaaaaaaatttgcatatATCAGAACGTTTCATGCTGAAAGTATCAGGTTTTTATCAGACGACTCACGATTGGGTTCTGGCGGATCGATTTTACCATAAaggattaaattttcaagaatcCGGGATCTTTGATCGACTAAGTAGCATTTCGCTGAAGAATCCACTGAAGAAGATAAAAGCTAAGGAAAGACTTAAGAAAATCGTTGATTATCAAACAATTGACGCTGTAGATTTAAcgtatttatatgtatttatggcATTCTTTCAGTGTTTGGCCATTATTGTTTTTGGTATTGAGTATATTATTGGACGTTATCGCCGTCCAAGACAATAA
- the LOC130663642 gene encoding uncharacterized protein LOC130663642 isoform X1, translating into MKSRNLDTILDSLNMTRQTILFDSQNFSKALLLLSDGTYDLTQFTLGFSCPGYLNTVPFMQELSYIIVTQKANYISASYEIAHVFDINGAIAIIFLLLVITLLIVLHNEYQIGLAVLDVLKLLMSMGIDAPLDRLAMKITFFTGFFFVFIFSSLLEGQLFAVLTRPPTYNMESLKDLYDHKYHVYYTSSLREYILEEQLWKTDEDMKYLHPILELDPIDDCVKKVIENNRAACMAQDWQLIDYAVKHNLHIAQRVVLKTPSFYHTHLFWALMDRFYHESLNLQESGMNVFTTRLIKSRKKLKAINRLSRIVDYRIIDAVDLTNLYVFMAFFQCLAVIVFGIEYIIGRYRRPIQ; encoded by the coding sequence ATGAAATCTAGAAATTTAGATACCATACTTGATTCTTTAAACATGACTCGACAAACAATACTTTTTGATTCTCAAAATTTCTCAAAGGCACTATTACTACTATCCGATGGAACTTACGATTTGACACAATTTACCCTGGGCTTTTCATGTCCTGGTTATTTAAACACGGTGCCATTTATGCAAGAATTATCTTATATCATAGTAACACAAAAGGCAAATTATATATCAGCATCTTATGAAATTGCACATGTATTCGATATTAATGGAGCCATAGcgataatttttcttcttcttgtaATCACCCTCTTGATTGTATTGCACAATGAGTATCAGATCGGATTGGCTGTTCTGGATGTCCTGAAGCTGCTGATGAGTATGGGGATCGATGCACCTCTCGACCGTCTCGCCATGAAAATCACCTTCTTCACGGGgtttttctttgttttcatCTTTAGTTCATTGCTTGAGGGTCAATTATTTGCCGTATTAACTCGCCCGCCGACTTATAACATGGAATCCCTTAAAGATTTGTACGATCACAAGTATCACGTATATTATACGTCGAGCCTCcgtgaatatattttagaaGAGCAATTATGGAAAACTGATGAAGATATGAAATACTTACATCCCATTCTCGAATTGGACCCTATAGACGATTGCGTGAAAAAAGTTATCGAAAATAATAGAGCTGCGTGTATGGCTCAAGATTGGCAACTAATTGACTACGCTGTTAAACATAATTTGCATATAGCACAACGAGTCGTGCTGAAAACACCGAGTTTCTATCATACGCATCTATTTTGGGCTCTGATGGATCGCTTTTACCATGAATCGTTGAACCTACAAGAGTCAGGAATGAACGTTTTCACAACACGCCTGATAAAATCACGGAAGAAACTGAAAGCTATAAATAGACTTAGTAGAATCGTTGATTATCGAATAATTGACGCTGTAGATTTAACGAatttgtatgtatttatggCATTTTTCCAGTGTTTGGCAGTTATTGTTTTTGGTATTGAGTATATTATCGGACGTTATCGCCGTCccatacaataa
- the LOC130672505 gene encoding uncharacterized protein LOC130672505 translates to MDIYRLLSKLIYSPLWSRKSKFFVIFETDKPCVHSWKILERLWRFTVLSSIIACSGTSNETSLYTYNPFTKRAPDPWVNTHMYYLDFENRPVFLFNQSFSNDHKICETLFFDKTEFLDGYPVNIAATYSNTDLLLDVIFISLNMTPQVTYFGNNIHKLFWSIKGGENDIATSYKYSMDPRSVDTVPLKREAYFIIVTQKASFLSTSYQIANVIDINGAIAIIFLLLLITLLIVLHNEYQIGLAVLDVLKLLMSMGIDAPLDRLAMKITFFTGFFFVFLFSPLIEGQIFAVLTRPPTYNIESLKDLYDHKYHVYCPSIVEDYIIEEQLWNTVEAEKYLHSQDSHDSLGDCLKLVSTNNTVACIFPDESLINDAVKKNLHISERFMLKASGFYQTTHDWVLADRFYHKGLNFQESGIFDRLSKVPLKNSLKKIKAKERLKKIVDYQTIDAVDLTYLYVFMAFFHCLAVIVFGIEYIIGRYRRPRQ, encoded by the exons ATGGACATATACAGACTTCTctcaaaattgatttattcaccGTTATGGAGTcgaaaatccaaattttttgtgaTCTTCGAAACCGACAAACCTTGCGTACATTCATGGAAAATTCTCGAAAGACTGTGGCGGTTTACTGTGTTATCAAGTATCATAGCATGCTCCGGAACCAGTAATGAAACAAGCCTTTATACTTATAATCCATTCACAAAGCGAGCACCCGATCCTTGGGTCAACACTCACATGTATTATTTGGACTTCGAAAATCGACCAGTGTTTCTTTTcaatcaatctttttcaaaCG atcATAAAATATGTGAGACTCTCTTCTTCGATAAAACTGAATTTCTTGATGGCTATCCCGTCAATATTGCCGCAACTTATAGCAATACTGATTTGCTACTTGAtgtcatatttatttctttaaacaTGACTCCACAAGTAACTTACTTTGGTAATAATATTCACAAATTATTTTGGTCAATAAAGGGTGGAGAAAACGATATCGCTACCTCATACAAATACAGTATGGACCCTCGTAGTGTAGACACAGTGCCACTGAAGCGCGAagcatattttattatagtaaCACAAAAGGCAAGTTTTTTATCAACGTCTTATCAAATTGCAAATGTAATCGATATAAATGGAGCCATAGCGATAATTTTTCTCCTTCTTCTAATTACCCTCTTGATTGTATTGCACAATGAGTATCAGATCGGATTGGCTGTTCTGGATGTCCTGAAGTTGCTGATGAGTATGGGGATCGATGCACCCCTTGACCGTCTAGCCATGAAAATCACCTTCTTCACgggattttttttcgtttttttatttagtccaTTGATTGAGGGACAAATATTTGCCGTATTAACTCGCCCGCCGACTTATAACATTGAGTCCCTTAAAGACTTATACGATCATAAGTATCACGTATATTGTCCATCGATAGTTGAGGATTATATTATAGAAGAGCAATTATGGAATACTGTTGAGGCCGAGAAATATTTGCATTCACAAGATTCACATGACTCACTCGGGGATTGTTTGAAACTAGTCAGCACAAATAATACGGTTGCATGTATATTTCCAGATGAATCATTAATTAACGAtgctgtcaaaaaaaatttgcatatATCAGAACGTTTCATGCTCAAAGCATCAGGTTTTTATCAGACGACTCACGATTGGGTTCTGGCGGATCGATTTTACCATAAAGGATTAAACTTTCAAGAATCCGGGATCTTTGATCGACTAAGTAAAGTTCCCCTGAAGAATTCACTGAAGAAGATAAAAGCTAAGGAAAGACTTAAGAAAATCGTTGATTATCAAACAATTGACGCTGTAGATTTAAcgtatttatatgtatttatggcATTTTTCCACTGTTTGGCAGTTATTGTTTTTGGTATTGAGTATATTATCGGACGTTATCGCCGTCCAAGACAATAA
- the LOC130668943 gene encoding uncharacterized protein LOC130668943 isoform X1 yields the protein MMLIKSIILSALFASVSCYEFKNFKLSSPNPPITHTDMALLFELCFANTSNPIVITENLVETFHKNLPITIRAPVIIINKNFIAKKIQLYYPTYPMYILSVSSATEMSELLSKLVFSPLWSLKSVFFVIFEPEKHCVHSWEFLDVLWQLGLLSCIIVCSNTNNETSLYTYNPFTKRAPDPWVEANISWLDRRNLPLTLYNQSFSNDYKICETLFFDKTKVLDGYPVKIGSTKLRKSKNLDTILDSLNMTRQTILFDFHNFTKVLKLLSNRTYDLTQFTLGFSYPGILHTVPFMQELSFIFVTQKANFQSASYEIANVFDINGAIAIILLLLLITLLIVLHNNYQIGLAVLDVLKLLMSMGIDAPLDRLAMKITFFTGFLFVFLFSPLLEGQLFAVLTRPPTYNMESLKDLYDHKYHPRKNDFA from the exons aTGATGTTGATAAAGAGTATTATATTGAGTGCATTGTTCGCCAGTGTTTCGTGCTACGAATTCAAAAACTTCAAATTATCATCACCAAATCCGCCAATTACACACACAGATatg GCTCtactttttgaactttgttTTGCAAATACATCAAATCCGATAGTCATAACGGAAAATTTAGTAGAGACATTTCACAAAAATTTGCCCATTACAATAAGGGCGCCTGTCATTatcatcaacaaaaatttcatcGCCAAAAAGATTCAGCTGTACTATCCAACTTACCCGATGTACATTTTATCGGTGTCGAGTGCTACGGAGATGTCCGAACTCTTATCAAAATTGGTTTTTTCACCATTATGGAGTCTGAAATCCGTATTTTTTGTGATCTTCGAACCCGAAAAACATTGTGTGCATTCATGGGAATTTCTCGATGTGCTGTGGCAGTTAGGATTGTTATCATGTATCATAGTGTGCTCCAACACCAATAATGAAACCAGTCTTTATACTTATAATCCATTCACAAAACGAGCACCCGATCCTTGGGTCGAAGCTAATATAAGTTGGCTCGACCGACGTAATCTACCATTGACCCTTTAcaatcaatctttttcaaaCG attataaaatatgtgAGACTCTGTTTTTCGATAAAACTAAAGTTCTTGATGGCTATCCCGTTAAAATCGGCTCAACAAAGTtaagaaaatctaaaaatttggACACCATACTTGATTCTTTAAACATGACTCGACAAACAATACTCTTTGATTTCCATAATTTCACAAAGGTACTAAAACTACTATCCAATCGAACTTATGATTTGACACAATTTACCCTGGGCTTTTCATATCCTGGTATTTTACACACGGTGCCATTTATGCAAGAATTATCTTTTATCTTTGTTACACAAAAGgcaaattttcaatcagcATCTTATGAAATTGCAAATGTATTCGATATTAATGGAGCCATAGCCAtaattcttcttcttcttctaatAACCCTCTTGATTGTATTGCACAATAACTATCAAATCGGATTGGCCGTTCTGGATGTCCTGAAGCTGCTGATGAGTATGGGAATCGATGCACCCCTTGACCGTCTCGCCATGAAAATCACCTTCTTCACGggatttttgtttgttttcttATTTAGTCCATTGCTTGAGGGACAATTATTTGCCGTATTAACTCGCCCGCCGACTTATAACATGGAGTCTCTTAAAGACTTGTACGATCATAAGTATCACCcgagaaaaaatgattttgcctaa
- the LOC130663642 gene encoding uncharacterized protein LOC130663642 isoform X2 has product MMLIKSIVLSALFASVSCYEFKNFKSSSTNPPITHTDMAQLFELCFANTSNPIAITENLVETFQKNLPITIKAPVIIINENFISKDIQLYYPTYPMYILSVSSAQEMFELLSKLLSSPLWSLKSSFFVVFEPEKYCVHSWEFLDALWQLGLLSCIIVCSNNDNETSLYTYNPFTNRAPDPWVETNISWLDRRNLPLTLYNQSFSNGKYSFLSS; this is encoded by the exons aTGATGTTGATAAAGAGTATTGTATTGAGTGCATTGTTCGCCAGTGTTTCGTGCTACGAATTCAAAAACTTCAAATCATCATCAACAAATCCTCCAATCACACACACAGATatg gctcaactttttgaactttgttTTGCAAATACATCAAATCCAATCGCAATAACTGAAAATTTGGTAgagacatttcaaaaaaatttgcccATCACAATAAAGGCGCCTGTCATTATCATCAACGAAAATTTCATCTCCAAAGACATTCAGCTGTACTATCCAACTTACCCGATGTATATTTTATCGGTGTCGAGTGCTCAGGAGATGTTCGAACTCTTATCAAAATTGCTGTCTTCACCGTTATGGAGTCTAAAATCCTCATTCTTTGTGGTCTTCGAACccgaaaaatattgtgtgcATTCATGGGAATTTCTCGATGCGCTGTGGCAGTTAGGATTGTTATCATGTATCATAGTGTGCTCCAACAACGATAATGAAACCAGTCTGTATACTTATAATCCATTCACAAATCGAGCACCCGATCCTTGGGTCGAAACTAATATAAGTTGGCTCGACCGACGTAATCTACCATTGACCCTTTACAACCAATCTTTTTCAAACGGTAAATACTCTTTCTtatcatcataa
- the LOC130663568 gene encoding uncharacterized protein LOC130663568, with protein MKIITMMLTKNIVLITLFVSVSCYELKNSNSSTKIPPIAHTDMAQLFELCFANTSNPIAITENLVETFHKNLPITMKAPVIIINENFIAKKIQLYYPTYLMYILSVSSAQEMHELLSKLVFSPLWSLKSLFFVIFESEKHCERSWKIFNELWLAQLLSCIVVCSPTGNETSLYTYNPFTNRAPDPWVETNRSWLDRRNLPLTLYNQSFSNDYKICETVFFDKTKVLDGYPVKIGSPNFRKSTNLDTMLDSLNMTRQTILLDFHNFTKVLKLLFNRNYDLTQFTVGISYPGILHTVPFMQESSFIFVTQKANFQSASYEIANVFDINGAIAIIFLLLLITLLIVLHNKYQIGLAVLDVLKLLMSMGIDAPLDRLAMKITFFTGFLFVFLFSPLLEGQLFAVLTRPPTYNMESLKDLYDHKYHVYYMSGLRKYILGEQLWKTDEDMKYLHPIHELNPIGDCVKKVIENNRAACMAQDWQLIDYAVKHNLHIAQRVVLKTPGFYHTHLFWALMDRFYHESLNLQESGMKVSPTRRIKSRKKLKAKNRHSRIVDYRIIDAVDLTNLYVFMAFFQCLAVIVFGIEYIIGRYRRPRQ; from the exons atgaaaataataacaatgatgtTGACAAAGAATATCGTTTTGATCACATTGTTCGTAAGTGTTTCGTGCTACGAATTAAAAAACTCCAATTCATCAACAAAAATCCCTCCTATCGCACACACAGATATG gctcaactttttgaactttgttTTGCAAATACATCCAATCCGATCGCAATAACTGAAAATTTGGTAGAGACATTTCACAAAAATTTGCCCATTACAATGAAGGCGCCTGTCATTATCATCAACGAAAATTTCATCGCCAAAAAGATTCAGCTGTACTACCCAACTTACTTGATGTATATTTTATCGGTGTCGAGTGCTCAGGAGATGCACGAACTCTTATCAAAATTGGTTTTTTCACCGTTATGGAGTCTGAAATCCCTATTTTTTGTGATCTTCGAATCCGAAAAACATTGCGAGCGATcatggaaaattttcaacgaaCTGTGGTTGGCTCAACTGTTATCATGTATCGTAGTGTGCTCTCCAACCGGTAATGAAACCAGTCTGTATACTTATAATCCATTCACAAATCGAGCACCCGATCCTTGGGTCGAAACTAATAGAAGTTGGCTCGACCGACGTAATCTACCATTGACCCTTTAcaatcaatctttttcaaaCG ATTATAAAATATGCGAGACTGTCTTTTTCGATAAAACTAAAGTTCTTGATGGCTATCCCGTTAAAATCGGCTCACCAAACTTCAGAAAATCTACAAATTTAGATACCATGCTTGATTCTTTAAACATGACTCGACAAACAATACTCCTTGATTTCCATAATTTCACAAAGGTACTAAAACTACTATTCAATCGAAATTATGATTTGACACAATTTACCGTGGGCATTTCATATCCTGGTATTTTACACACGGTGCCATTTATGCAAGAATCATCTTTTATCTTTGTTACACAAAAGgcaaattttcaatcagcATCTTATGAAATTGCAAATGTATTCGATATTAATGGAGCCATAGCGATAatatttcttcttcttctaatTACCCTCTTGATTGTATTGCACAATAAGTATCAGATCGGATTGGCTGTTCTGGATGTCCTGAAGCTGCTGATGAGTATGGGAATCGATGCACCCCTTGACCGTCTCGCCATGAAAATCACCTTCTTCACGggatttttgtttgtttttttatttagtccaTTGCTTGAGGGTCAATTATTTGCCGTATTAACTCGCCCGCCGACTTATAACATGGAGTCTCTTAAAGACTTGTACGATCATAAGTATCACGTATATTATATGTCGGGCCTccgtaaatatattttaggaGAGCAGTTATGGAAAACTGACGAGGATATGAAATACTTACACCCCATTCACGAATTGAACCCCATAGGCGATTGCGTGAAAAAAGTTATCGAAAATAATAGAGCTGCATGTATGGCTCAAGATTGGCAACTAATTGACTACGCTGTTAAACATAATTTGCATATAGCACAACGAGTCGTGCTGAAAACACCAGGTTTTTATCATACGCATCTATTTTGGGCTCTGATGGATCGCTTTTACCATGAATCGTTGAACCTACAAGAGTCAGGAATGAAAGTTTCCCCAACACGCCGAATAAAATCACGGAAGAAACTGAAAGCTAAAAATAGACATAGTAGAATCGTTGATTATCGAATAATTGACGCAGTAGATTTAACgaatttatatgtatttatggcATTCTTCCAGTGTTTGGCAGTTATTGTTTTTGGTATTGAGTATATTATCGGACGTTATCGCCGTccaagacaataa
- the LOC130668943 gene encoding uncharacterized protein LOC130668943 isoform X2, which produces MMLIKSIILSALFASVSCYEFKNFKLSSPNPPITHTDMALLFELCFANTSNPIVITENLVETFHKNLPITIRAPVIIINKNFIAKKIQLYYPTYPMYILSVSSATEMSELLSKLVFSPLWSLKSVFFVIFEPEKHCVHSWEFLDVLWQLGLLSCIIVCSNTNNETSLYTYNPFTKRAPDPWVEANISWLDRRNLPLTLYNQSFSNDYKICETLFFDKTKVLDGYPVKIGSTKLRKSKNLDTILDSLNMTRQTILFDFHNFTKKSNYGKLMRI; this is translated from the exons aTGATGTTGATAAAGAGTATTATATTGAGTGCATTGTTCGCCAGTGTTTCGTGCTACGAATTCAAAAACTTCAAATTATCATCACCAAATCCGCCAATTACACACACAGATatg GCTCtactttttgaactttgttTTGCAAATACATCAAATCCGATAGTCATAACGGAAAATTTAGTAGAGACATTTCACAAAAATTTGCCCATTACAATAAGGGCGCCTGTCATTatcatcaacaaaaatttcatcGCCAAAAAGATTCAGCTGTACTATCCAACTTACCCGATGTACATTTTATCGGTGTCGAGTGCTACGGAGATGTCCGAACTCTTATCAAAATTGGTTTTTTCACCATTATGGAGTCTGAAATCCGTATTTTTTGTGATCTTCGAACCCGAAAAACATTGTGTGCATTCATGGGAATTTCTCGATGTGCTGTGGCAGTTAGGATTGTTATCATGTATCATAGTGTGCTCCAACACCAATAATGAAACCAGTCTTTATACTTATAATCCATTCACAAAACGAGCACCCGATCCTTGGGTCGAAGCTAATATAAGTTGGCTCGACCGACGTAATCTACCATTGACCCTTTAcaatcaatctttttcaaaCG attataaaatatgtgAGACTCTGTTTTTCGATAAAACTAAAGTTCTTGATGGCTATCCCGTTAAAATCGGCTCAACAAAGTtaagaaaatctaaaaatttggACACCATACTTGATTCTTTAAACATGACTCGACAAACAATACTCTTTGATTTCCATAATTTCACAAAG aagaGCAATTATGGAAAACTGATGAGGATATGA
- the LOC130668589 gene encoding uncharacterized protein LOC130668589, producing the protein MMFMRNVILSALFASVSCYELKNDNLPPKNPPITYTDMAQLFELCFGNTSNPIAVTENLVETFHKNLPITIKAPVIIINKNFIAKDIQLYYPTYPMYILSVSSAEEIFVFLLKLDHSPSWSRKSKFFVIFETNKPCVNSWEILERLWQFKVLSSIIACSGTSNKTSLYTYNPFTKRAPDPWVNTNMYYFDFENRPVFLFNQSFSNDNKICETLFFDKTEFLDGYPVNIAATYDNTDLLLSVIFNSLNMTPQVTYFNDNVLKLFRSIEFGYNDIVTSYKYNMDPRSVGTVPLEREINFIIVTQKANFLSTSYQIANVIDINGAIAIIFLLLLITLLIVLHNEYQIGLAVLDVLKLLMSMGIDAPLDRLAMKITFFTGFFFVFLFSPLIEGQIFAVLTRPPTYNIESLKDLYDHKYHVYCPSIVADHIIEEQLWNTVEARKYLHSEDSYDFLGDCLTRVSTNNTVACILPDEVLINDAVKKNLHISKRFMLKVSGFYQTTYDWVLADRFYHKGLNFQESGFFDRLSKVPLKNSLKKIKAKERLKKIVDYQTIDAVDLTYLYVFMAFFQCLAIIVFGIEYIIGRYRRPRQ; encoded by the exons atgatgtTCATGAGGAATGTTATTTTGAGTGCATTGTTTGCAAGTGTTTCATGCTACGAATTAAAAAACGACAACTTACCACCGAAAAATCCTCCAATCACATACACAGatatg gctcaactttttgaactttgttTTGGAAATACGTCAAATCCAATTGCTGTAACAGAAAATTTGGTAGAGACATTTCACAAAAATTTGCCCATTACAATAAAGGCGCCTGTCATTatcatcaacaaaaatttcatcGCTAAAGATATTCAACTATACTATCCAACTTATCCGATGTATATTTTATCGGTGTCGAGTGCTGAGGAGATTTTCGTATTCTTATTAAAATTAGATCATTCACCGTCATGGAGTcgaaaatccaaattttttgtgaTCTTCGAAACCAACAAACCTTGCGTAAATTCATGGGAAATTCTCGAAAGACTGTGGCAGTTCAAAGTCTTGTCAAGTATCATAGCATGCTCCGGAACCAGTAATAAAACAAGCCTTTATACTTATAATCCATTCACAAAGCGAGCACCCGATCCTTGGGTCAACACTAACATGTATTATTTTGACTTCGAAAATCGACCAGTGTTTCTTTTcaatcaatctttttcaaaCG ataataaaatatgtgaGACTCTCTTCTTCGATAAAACTGAATTTCTTGATGGCTATCCCGTTAATATCGCCGCAACTTATGATAATACTGATTTGCTACTTAGTGTcatatttaattctttaaaCATGACTCCACAAGTAACTTACTTTAATGATAATGTCCTAAAATTGTTTCGGTCAATAGAGTTTGGATATAACGATATCGTTACCTCATACAAATATAATATGGACCCTCGTAGTGTAGGCACAGTGCCACTGGAGcgcgaaataaattttatcatagtAACACAAAAggcaaattttttatcaacgtCTTATCAAATTGCAAATGTAATCGATATTAATGGAGCCATAGcgataatttttcttcttcttctaatTACCCTCTTGATTGTATTGCACAATGAGTACCAGATCGGATTGGCTGTTCTGGATGTCCTGAAGCTGCTGATGAGTATGGGGATCGATGCACCCCTTGACCGTCTCGCCATGAAAATCACCTTCTTCACgggattttttttcgtttttttatttagtccaTTGATTGAGGGACAAATATTTGCCGTATTAACTCGCCCGCCAACTTATAACATTGAGTCTCTTAAAGACTTGTACGATCATAAGTATCACGTATATTGTCCATCGATAGTTGCGGATCATATTATAGAAGAGCAATTATGGAATACTGTTGAGGCCAGGAAATATTTGCATTCAGAAGATTCCTATGACTTTTTGGGCGATTGTTTGACACGAGTCAGCACAAATAATACGGTTGCATGTATATTGCCAGATGAAGTATTAATTAACGAtgctgtcaaaaaaaatttgcatatATCAAAACGTTTCATGCTGAAAGTATCAGGTTTTTATCAGACGACTTACGATTGGGTTCTGGCGGATCGATTTTACCATAAAGGATTAAACTTTCAAGAATCCGGGTTCTTTGATCGACTAAGTAAGGTTCCCCTGAAGAATTCACTGAAGAAGATAAAAGCTAAGGAAAGACTTAAGAAAATCGTTGATTATCAAACAATTGACGCGGTAGATTTAAcgtatttatatgtatttatggcATTTTTCCAGTGTTTGGCCATTATTGTTTTTGGTATTGAGTACATTATCGGACGTTATCGCCGTCCAAgacaataa